A window of the Pangasianodon hypophthalmus isolate fPanHyp1 chromosome 12, fPanHyp1.pri, whole genome shotgun sequence genome harbors these coding sequences:
- the ubtd1b gene encoding ubiquitin domain-containing protein 1, with product MGGCVGRERPESRGSSGRGRGQRKRGARNEPLKKDKPRWKSDYPMTEGQLRSKRDEFWDTAPAFEGRKEIWDALKAAAVALECNDHELAQAILDGASVTLPHGSLTECYDELGNRYQLPVYCLAPPVNLITERSEEESVPENADAQTAPKKEFQLKVRLSTGKDVRLSASMADPVGLLKKQLQAQEGIEVARQRWFFSGKLLTDKTRLQDTKIQKDFVVQVIVNQADY from the exons ATGGGAGGATGTGTGGGGAGAGAGCGGCCGGAGTCCCGAGGCTCGTCTGGCCGAGGAAGGGGCCAGAGGAAGCGTGGAG CCCGTAACGAACCTCTGAAGAAGGATAAGCCCAGGTGGAAGAGCGACTACCCCATGACAGAAGGCCAGCTGCGCAGTAAGAGGGATGAGTTCTGGGACACCGCACCGGCTTTTGAGGGCCGCAAGGAAATTTGGGATGCCTTAAAAGCGGCTGCTGTGGCCCTGGAATGCAATGACCATGAGCTAGCTCAGGCTATACTGGATGGAGCCAGTGTCACACTACCACACG GATCCCTGACGGAGTGCTACGATGAGCTTGGCAATCGCTACCAGCTACCTGTCTACTGCTTGGCACCACCTGTCAATCTAATCACTGAGAGGAGCGAAGAGGAATCTGTGCCAGAAAACGCAGACGCTCAAACGGCCCCCAAAAAGGAGTTCCAGCTCAAGGTGCGCCTCTCGACAGGCAAGGACGTACGTCTCAGTGCCAGCATGGCTGATCCTGTGGGCCTGCTGAAGAAGCAGCTGCAGGCCCAGGAGGGCATCGAAGTGGCACGTCAGCGCTGGTTCTTCTCTGGCAAATTGCTCACAGACAAGACACGCCTTCAGGACACCAAGATCCAGAAAGACTTCGTCGTCCAGGTCATTGTGAACCAGGCCGATTATTAA